Genomic window (Nitrospirales bacterium LBB_01):
ACATAAGTCACCAATTTCATTGAGAAGTTTTTTTTACTTGCGATTTATGTTATTGACTTTTTATTTTTTTTAATATACACTGTGCAGGATTTTGAGAGAATGGCAGCTTTAGAGACTATTACAGTTATGGAGAATTTTAGGATTTTTGGAGTGTTTAGGGAGGCATGGATATTTTACTCTATGTAAGCCGTTTTTTTTTGTAACATAGGGAACTCAAAACAATTTACCCCATAAGGAGGGCAAAAATGAAAGGCAGAGTTGTATCGTTAGTAGTTCTTGGTGTTGTTTTTTGGGCTTTTGTTGTAGGGGAAAGTTATGGAGCAGACCCGCAGGCTCAGCTTGGAAAAACAGTGTATGAGAGAAGATGTGCATTTTGCCACGGACTAAGCGGCAATGGACATGGCACAGCAGAGTTCGTCTACAAGAAGAAGGAAGGGAAAATATGGAAGCTTTATCCACGTGATTTTACCTTTGGGTCATTCAAGTTTAGATCAACGCCTACCGGCTCACTGCCTACAGATGCGGATCTGATGAGAATACTGACCCGCGGCATCCCAAGGTCAAGTATGCCGGCTGGCAGGGATCTTTCCGATGCGGAAAAAAACGCTGTCATCCAGTATATCAAGACATTTTCTGCAAGATGGAAAAATGAACAGCCAGGAGAGTCTATCCATGTTTCAGCTAAGCCTGACTACGTGGGAAGCCCCGAGTCTGTAGCAAAGGGCGAGCAGGTATGGAAAAACATGAAGTGCTGGGAATGCCATGGTGAGCAAGGCAAAGGAGACGGTACAAAGTCTGAGACAATCAAAGACGATATGAAAAGACCGATACTCCCGTTTGACTTTACAATAGGGGCCTTAAAGAGAGGTTCAGCTCCAGAGGATATCTACCTTGCATACACAACAGGACTTGACGGAACCGGAATGCCCTCTTATGAGGATTCACTCAATGAGGAGGATCGCTGGAATTTGGTGTCTTATACGCAAAAGTTAATGGGAGTGGTTAAATAATGGAGGTGAAAAATATGGATGACAGAACAGCTCTTGAGAAACTTCTTGATAATCCGATAGCACTTTTAATACTTTCAAACGTCATATTTGCCCTCACCTACTTTGTATGGGGGGCATACAAAATTGTAACCATACCTCAGGTGCCGCAAGCCCTTAAAGATTTGATAATGGGAGGGAAATAACATGGCATTAGTTTCTCCAGAAAAAGGATGGTTTCAAAAGAAGGTCGCAAAAGATGAAAAGATGTGGATAACGTTTGCTACCATAGTTGCACTGGCGTTGTTTGCAATCATGGTGTTATGGCATGTGGTAGGTAAACAAAACCCATCTTACACAGTCTATAGCACATCACCTGATGAGTTTTACAAGATGGCACAGGCTAATTGGAAGCAGTACAAGGTTGGCGAGGAAAGCGGCATACCGGTTGTAAAGCCGGCGCCGGATGGCGACGTTTATGTTATCGGCACAACGTGGAGCTGGGAACCAGTCATTATTCTTAAAAAGGGAGCCAAGTACAGGTTTCACGTATCGTCTATGGATCTCCTTCATGGCTTTTCTCTGCAGCCAATGAACATGAACTTTTTAATTCATCCTGGCTATGATTATGTGCTGACGTTTAAGCCTACATACAGTGGTGATTTCCGATTAATCTGTAACGAGTACTGCGGCCCTGGTCATCATACGATGATAGGTAAGATAGTAGTAGAAGATTAAAGCTGAAGGAGGAGCACAATATAATGTTTACTACATGCGATATTACCGGATTTAAAGTAGATAAACGGGTGTTGCCCTTGATAAAGGCAAATGCAGTTGTATCTGTCGTGGCGCTTCTTTTGGCCGTTGTGGCAGCCATGCTGGTGTTGTTTACAAGATGGCAGGTGGTACATCTTTTACCCGTTGATTGGTATTACAGGATACTGACTCTCCACGGAGTGGTTGCATTGGTTGTGTGGATAGTTTTTTGGGAAATGGCAGGGCTTTTGTTTGGCTCAACTGTTGTGCTAAATGCGCGAATGGTTACCCCGTGGCTGGCCTGGGTGGCTTTTGTCATGATGGTTATAGGCACCGCCCTTGTAGCCTTCGCAGTGCTTACAGGAAAGGCTGACGTTCTATTTACCTCGTATGCGCCGCTTAGGGCTGACCCGTTGTATTATCTGGGGATTATACTGTTTGCAGTTGGTGCATTAATAGTCATTGGAATTTTCTTTGCAAACATAATAGTTGCCAAGAAAGAGAAAACATATGGGGATGGGCCGCTTCCGCTCTTTACATTTGGTCTGCTTACTGCGGCCATTTTAGGTGTTGGAACGCTTTTACCTGGCGCAGTAATTTATGTACCTACGTTTCTATGGTCGCTTGGGCTTATTGACTCAGTAAACACCATAGTTTACAGACTGATATTCTGGGGCTTTGGACATTCGGCACAGCAGGTTAACGTTGCCGCTATGATATCGGTATGGTATCTTGGCGCATTCTTAACTGTTGGCGGAACTTCAATCAATGAAAAAGTCAGCAGAATAGCGTTTTTGTTTTACATGATAGGTATAAACCTGGCGTCTGCTCACCATCTGTTGGTTGATCCGATACCATCCCCATCGTGGAAGGTGTTAAACACCAGTTACTTTATGTATCTTGCAGTGTTGGCCTCTATGATTCACGCATTTGCAGTTCCCTCGGCAGTTGAAGTAGCTCAGAGACGGCGTGGATATACAAAGGGATTATTTGACTGGCTAAAAAATTGTCCGTGGGGAAATCCGGCTTTTGTAGCCGTGTTTTTAGCCATAATAATATTTGGGTTTATAGGCGGTG
Coding sequences:
- a CDS encoding cytochrome c gives rise to the protein MKGRVVSLVVLGVVFWAFVVGESYGADPQAQLGKTVYERRCAFCHGLSGNGHGTAEFVYKKKEGKIWKLYPRDFTFGSFKFRSTPTGSLPTDADLMRILTRGIPRSSMPAGRDLSDAEKNAVIQYIKTFSARWKNEQPGESIHVSAKPDYVGSPESVAKGEQVWKNMKCWECHGEQGKGDGTKSETIKDDMKRPILPFDFTIGALKRGSAPEDIYLAYTTGLDGTGMPSYEDSLNEEDRWNLVSYTQKLMGVVK
- a CDS encoding cytochrome C oxidase subunit II, with the translated sequence MALVSPEKGWFQKKVAKDEKMWITFATIVALALFAIMVLWHVVGKQNPSYTVYSTSPDEFYKMAQANWKQYKVGEESGIPVVKPAPDGDVYVIGTTWSWEPVIILKKGAKYRFHVSSMDLLHGFSLQPMNMNFLIHPGYDYVLTFKPTYSGDFRLICNEYCGPGHHTMIGKIVVED
- a CDS encoding cytochrome C oxidase subunit I, whose translation is MFTTCDITGFKVDKRVLPLIKANAVVSVVALLLAVVAAMLVLFTRWQVVHLLPVDWYYRILTLHGVVALVVWIVFWEMAGLLFGSTVVLNARMVTPWLAWVAFVMMVIGTALVAFAVLTGKADVLFTSYAPLRADPLYYLGIILFAVGALIVIGIFFANIIVAKKEKTYGDGPLPLFTFGLLTAAILGVGTLLPGAVIYVPTFLWSLGLIDSVNTIVYRLIFWGFGHSAQQVNVAAMISVWYLGAFLTVGGTSINEKVSRIAFLFYMIGINLASAHHLLVDPIPSPSWKVLNTSYFMYLAVLASMIHAFAVPSAVEVAQRRRGYTKGLFDWLKNCPWGNPAFVAVFLAIIIFGFIGGVTGVINGAEQANMIIHNTIAVPGHFKGTVVGGTTLTFMGATYYLIPLIFRKKISMFGLAKAVPWLFAGGVVILSAGMSTLGYLGVPRRHWDITFGGGPFTYSFPAITDLFWVVAVVGGVIAFLGVLAWVLVVVVSVFFGTPVRGKQDMQLTLSDMPPAEEHHTGFVAPGTFALTIIFMIAFLIFTTLNWGWLSVMWEVK